The Acidobacteriota bacterium DNA segment GGACCAGTTGGCACCTTCACGGTGACTGTTCGCATTGCCGATACCTGCGGGGAAGCCGTGACCCGAATTTTCTCCTTGACTGTAAGTCCGGCAGTACAAATTACCAGTGCCAGCTATTCGAAAAAACTGCTTTCCATCACTGGCACCGGGTTTGGCACCAGTCCAACAATCATCGTCAATGGCACCCCTTTACCGGCAAGCGTGATTCAACCCGGCGGCAGCGACACAAGCGTAACGGCCAAAGGTGGGAAGAAAAAACTCAGTTTGCGCAAAGGTGAAAATACAATTCAGGTGATTGGGGTTGGCGGAGTGCAATCAAATATAGAGACGCTGACCTTATGAAGACGATTGAGAAAGCTATTTTCTTTCAATAATTTGCAGGGATTAACCATTGCCGGGTAATGGCCATGAAATGACAATCCTGATATACGGGGAATTGGTACGGAGAAGACAAACGTAAAAAAGTTGTAAGATTGATGCGAACTTCATTCTCCTGAGTCACGTATCAGGCAACATCTTTTCACTCCTTCTTCAAAATCCCGTTCGAAAGGTTATTCATTATGTGGACATTGCTCGGTTGGTTAGCGATTGCTTTGTCAACAGTTGCCGTTTTTGACATTTTAGGCGGCAGCCGCACCCTGGCGGAAAAAGTCATGTTAATTGTATTTGTGGTTGCCTTCCCGCTGGTTGGTTCGACACTGTATTTAACCATGCTCCGCGAAAAGAAATAGCTCTTATACCTTCTTCATCCGTTTTCATTGTACACACACTGCATCTGGTGATTTGGCCCGCTCAACTTTTGAGTGGGCATTTTTTTTGCCCTGAATCTGTCTGAATTGACGCACGTGCAAAAGCTTCCCACACTGGGTTTTGAGTGCTGAGTTTGATATAACCACCAACCAGGGATGTGCGTTCGCAACCCACAACCCGTTCCTTCCATCTCAGTTCGCACTCATCACAATTTTCCAAAACAGGAGACTGATCAACCCATGCGAAAACCCGTTTTTTCCGCCCGGCGATTTGTCTGTCTTGTGCTGCTCGGGTTGCTGGTGATAACACCAGCATTTATCCAAAATATTGCAGTCAAAGCAGATAGCCGTCCAGGTGCTGAAGCTCAGGCGTTTATTGATGAATATACCGATACCTGGCTCAAGCTGTTATATAGCTATAACCTGGCCGAATGGGAGTCAAACACCCGAATCATCGAAGGTGATACAACCAATGCCAAAGCCACGAACGCGGCACTTGAAAAACTCTCAGCCTTTTGTGGTAGCAAAGGCAATATTGAAAAAGCACAGGCGTTCCTCAAGCAAAAAGACCAGTTGACACCAGTTCAAAAACTGCAGTTGGAACGCATTCTCTATCTGGCGGCTGATACCCCTGAAATCGCCAAAGATGTCGTTTCAAAACGAATTGCCGCTCAAACCACCCAGGTTGAGAAACTATATGGCTTTGATTACAAAATTGACGGCAAGTCGGTGACCACAAACCAGATTGACGATATTTTGCGCACTTCGACCAGTCTGCCTGAACGCCGCAAAGCCTGGGAAGCCTCCAAAGAAGTTGGTAAAACACTCAAAGATGGACTGGTCAATTTGCGACAACTCCGCAACCAGTCAGTCAAACCGCTTGGCTATAAATCATATTTTGACTATCAGGTATCTGAATATGGGATGACTTCGGCGGAAATGATGAAGCTGATGGATGAAATCAACCGTCAGCTTCGTCCGTTGTATCGCGAACTCCACACTTATGCCCGCTATGAACTGGCGAAAAAGTACAATGCCCCCGTTCCTGACACGCTTCCGGCAGATTGGCTCCCAAACCGCTGGGGCCAGGACTGGAGTTCAATGGTCAATGTTGAAGGCATGGATGTTGATTCAGCCCTCAAAGACAAGTCTCCAGAATGGATTGTCAAACAGGCCGAGCAGTTTTACATCAGTCTTGGCTGGCCGGCATTGCCACCCGTATTCTGGGAAAAATCGTCGCTCTACCCGCCTCCGCCCGATGCCAAATACAAAAAAAACAACCATGCCAGCGCCTGGCACCTGGATTACAAAAACGACCTGCGCTCGCTGATGAGTGTTGAGCCAAACGCTGAGTGGTATGAAACCACCCATCATGAGTTGGGTCATATTTACTATTATGTCAGTTACACCAATCCAGATGTTCCGCCCTTGCTCCGCAGTGGTGCCAATCGGGCGTATCACGAAGCCATCGGCAGCATGATTGGGCTGGCGTCAATGCAAAAACCTTTCCTGGAAGGTCGCGGTCTGGCGCCAAAAGATGTCAAAGTGGATCAGACTCAGGCACTGCTCAAAGAAGCACTCAATTATGTGGTGTTCATCCCGTTTTCCGCCGGAGTGATGCCCGGATTTGAATATGATGTGTATGAAAAAAACCTGCCCAAAAATAAACTGAACCAGCGCTGGTGGGAATTAGCCGCAAAGTATCAGGGAATTGCGCCACCATCGAAACGCGGCGAGGCATTCTGTGATGCCGCCACCAAGACCCACATCAATGACGATGCGGCCCAGTATTATGACTACGCCTTGTCCTACGTGCTCTTGATGCAGCTTCATGATCATATTGCCCGCAACATCCTGAAGCAGGATCCGCACGCAACAAACTACTAT contains these protein-coding regions:
- a CDS encoding PLDc N-terminal domain-containing protein, with protein sequence MWTLLGWLAIALSTVAVFDILGGSRTLAEKVMLIVFVVAFPLVGSTLYLTMLREKK
- a CDS encoding M2 family metallopeptidase, which gives rise to MRKPVFSARRFVCLVLLGLLVITPAFIQNIAVKADSRPGAEAQAFIDEYTDTWLKLLYSYNLAEWESNTRIIEGDTTNAKATNAALEKLSAFCGSKGNIEKAQAFLKQKDQLTPVQKLQLERILYLAADTPEIAKDVVSKRIAAQTTQVEKLYGFDYKIDGKSVTTNQIDDILRTSTSLPERRKAWEASKEVGKTLKDGLVNLRQLRNQSVKPLGYKSYFDYQVSEYGMTSAEMMKLMDEINRQLRPLYRELHTYARYELAKKYNAPVPDTLPADWLPNRWGQDWSSMVNVEGMDVDSALKDKSPEWIVKQAEQFYISLGWPALPPVFWEKSSLYPPPPDAKYKKNNHASAWHLDYKNDLRSLMSVEPNAEWYETTHHELGHIYYYVSYTNPDVPPLLRSGANRAYHEAIGSMIGLASMQKPFLEGRGLAPKDVKVDQTQALLKEALNYVVFIPFSAGVMPGFEYDVYEKNLPKNKLNQRWWELAAKYQGIAPPSKRGEAFCDAATKTHINDDAAQYYDYALSYVLLMQLHDHIARNILKQDPHATNYYGSKEVGDFLRKIMTPGSSRDWRVVLREATGEDLSAKAMLRYFEPLMEYLKKENQGRKHTLPEL